The genomic DNA CGCGCGGTTTTCAACAGCAACGAGTTTTTGTTTCTTCCCTAGCATGCACCCTACCGACAGTTCACCAATACGTGCCTTGCTCGATCGCCGCGCGTTTCTCGGCAATGCCGGGAGCGCACTCAGCGGCATTGCGCTCACGGCCTTGCTTGATCAAGATCGCCTGCTCGCCTCGGATACGATGGCCGCCTATCAACCGGCGATCGATCCGGCCGCGCCGCACGCACCACGGCCAGCACCGGAGCGCGCGCGGGCCAAAAACGTGCTGGTGATTTTCTGCTCGGGCGCGCTGTCGCATATGGACACGTTCGATTGGAAGCCGGAGCTTGTGAAGCGCGACGGAGAGCCCATGCCCAATGCCGAGGCGGCCGTCACTTTTCAGGGCGAGAACGGCGCCATCGCCCGCCCACATTATGAGTTTCGCCCGCGCGGGGGCGTGGGCAAGATGACGAGCGACCTGCTGCCACGCCTAGGAGCGCTGGTCGATGACTTTTGCTTCATTCACTCGCTGACGACGAAGACCAACACTCACGGGCCGGGCGAGAACTGCATGTCGACTGGCTTTACGCTCGATGGTTTTCCCTCGATGGGCTCGTGGGCAACCTATGCGTTAGGGTCGGAGAATCAGGATCTGCCCGCTTACGTTGCCATTCCGGATCCGCGCGGCGTGCCGCAGGCGGCGGTGAATAATTGGGGGCCAGGATTTCTGCCGGCGGTTTTTCAAGGGACTGCGTTCAATGCCCAACGGCCGATCGCCAACTTGCAACCGGCCGCAGGGGTCGGCGAGGCCGAGTCGCGCGCGACGCGTCGCTTGCTGGCCGAGTTGAACGCGGAACATCGGTCCCGTTTTCCTGCCGATAATGAACTCGCCGCGCGCATCGCCAGCTACGAGCTGGCCGCGCGGATGCAGCTCAGCATCCCTGAAGCAACCGATCTTTCCAGCGAGCCGGCCTATGTGTTGGCCGAGTACGGCGCTGACGACACACAGAACAAGGTCAAGGCTGGTTTTGCCCGCAACTGCCTGCTCGCGCGGCGGCTGTTGGAACGCGGCGTCCGCTTCGTGCAATTATTCAACGGCGCATACGCCATGGGAGAGGGCGTCGGCAACTGGGACGGTCATCGCAAGCTGCGCGAGCAATATGACATTCACGGACCGATCCTCGATCAGCCGGCGGCCGCACTTTTGCAAGATCTCAAGCGGCGCGGCCTGCTCAAAGACACGCTGGTCGTATTCTGCACCGAGTTCGGCCGCATGCCCATGTACCAAAAGGGAGCGACAGGCCGCGATCACAACCCGCTCGGCTTTACTTGCATGCTGATGGGGGCAGGTGTCCGGGCGCCGTTCTCCTATGGAGCCACCGACGAACTGGGCTATAAAGCCGTGGAAAACGTGGTGTCGATTCACGACTTTCACGCGACGATTCTGCACATACTAGGGCTCGATCACACGCGGTTGCGTTATTACAACAACGGTATCGAACGCCGACTGACCGATGTCCACGGCCATGTAATTTCCGAGGTACTTGCCTGAATGAACGTTCTCCCGCGTTGCACTGTCGTTGCTTTGGTTTTGTTCCTGCTGTACGCCACGACGCTCACGGCACGAGCGGATATTCTGCTTTCGGGCAATGAAGGCAAGTACGATTTATCGAGCGGCGCCGGCCGAACCGTCGACAACGCCGAGCCTGATAGTTTGACGATCCTCGACTTTGCCGTATTTCCGCCGCGCGTGCGGCACGTGATGGGCGTTGCGAATAGCGTCGTTGGGCCGCCGACCAATGTCGCGCTTAGTCCCGACGAGCGCTGGGCGCTGGTGGCCAATTCGGTCAGCCGCTACACGGACGACCCGCAGCATCCTGTGCCTGATGACATTGTGCAAATCATCGACCTCTCGCTCGCAGCACCGAAGATCGTAGGCACGGTGCGCGTTGGCAAGCAGCCCTCGGGCGTTGCCATCAATCGCGCCGGCGACCTGGCCCTGGTGGCCAATCGCGGCGACGGCACGATCTCGTTGCTGGCGATCGACGGGACGAGCGTGACCGTGCGTCAGACGCTGACTGTCGGAGAACCGACGAGCGAACCCGCCGATATAGCCATCAATCCGGCCGGCACGATGGCGCTAGTGAGCTTGAACAAGGGCGCCGCGGTGCGCGTGCTAAGGATCAAGGAGGGACACGCCGCGCTCGAAGATCGCAAGTTGCCCTCCTACGGGCAGCCTTACCATGTGCAGATCACGCCCGATGGTGCGCTGGGTCTAGTGGCAGGTGGCGGCAATCAAAAGGGTCCCGACGCCGATCTGTTGACCGTCATCGATCTGACCGTCGATCCGGTGCGGACGATCGATCACTTGACGGTCGGAACCGGGCCCGAGTCGTTCGATATCAGCCCCGACGGGCGCCTGGTAGCCGTCGTGCTGATGGAAAGCTCGAACATTCCGTCCACCGATCCGCAGCGCACCGAGCATGGCCGATTGCAACTATGGAAACGGATAGGCAAAACCTTCTCGCAGTCGGTCGACATGCCGATTGGTCGCATCCCTGAAGGAGTCTGTTTCACGGCTGACGGACGCTACCTGGTCGTGCAGGAGCATGCGGCGCGGCAACTGGCCATCTTTGGCGTGGACAAGGACGATCTGCGGGATACCGGAGTGCGCGTCTCTACGCCCGGCTTTCCTTCCTCATTGCGACGGGCCGATCCGTCGCGATAGGCCGCGGTCAGGTCGGTTCACCGCGTCCCGTTTCAACGCGCGGGTCGTCGCGCGATGCGAGCGGCTCGACTTTCCGCCCTAATGGCGCATAGCGCTCTGATGTTGGGCATTGTATTCTGCGGTGCTTGGCGTCCGTAGGAATCGTCGTGGCCGGGTGCCACGTCCACGCAACGCGTGGACATGTGAATGAGCACTCAAACCAGACATGCTCACGTGTTGCGTGAGCATGGCACCGCGTTAGTCCGATTTACTGTTCGAAATACCGCCAACAAAAAAATCGCCCACTCATTCTGCGGCTCTGGTGAGCCAGGCAGAGTGAGCGGGCGATTTCAAGCAGACAACTTGACGCCTGGCACGGGCGAGCGTCTCGTCCGCGCTGCGGCCGATCTAGCCGCGATAGACAACCGTCACATCACCGCAGCGATCGAAACGCACGACGACGCGATAGCCGCAGCACCAATCGTAGGTCACCACGCCGCGGCACAATAAGCCGCGTTGACCATCTACCACCGGGCATCCGTCGCAACAGGCCGGCAAGCAAACGGGCACTTCCACCGGGCAGCAAGTGACCGGATTGACGACCTTTAAAACTGTCTTGATCGGCGGCTTGCAGTCACCGCAGCAAGGCTTGTGGCAGGTCCGATCGATGTAGCGAATACAGGGAGTCGGACAGCAGGTCTGCACCGGAGTGCAACAGCTCGGATCGGCGGCCAGAACGCGGGCCGACTTGAGCGCTACCAATTGAACTCGCGGCTGGCCCGCATCGACACGCGCCGACGCGGCAACAACGGCCGCGACGAAGAGCATTACAACCGCCGCGCGGCGGCCAAAACATCTCACATCTCGCATCTCACATCCCCTCCTTAAGGAACAACTGTGGCGTGGCGGCATCCAACGGCGGACACCTCGGCCGATATTACTTTTCACGTTGCAACTACCGTGCATCGGGCCGATACGCCAATCGTTTCATTACCGTGCGGCCCGCTGCAAAGCAGGAAATCGAGCCGAATCCACGCTACGAACGACCCGGTAAACATCGCATATCTCGGCGGTCGTGCAAGGCCCTGGAGCCGCTGCCGAGCGCCGCGACCGCCACATCCGGACGGGTTAAAACCTCTATTGGGGTAATTCTGGGGGGGGAAGTGCGCGAGCGACTCATTGGCACACGATCCGCCATACGCAGGCCACATACGGACTTGCGACAACGCGTGGCAAAAAGGGTTCGTATAGCACCGGTTTGCCTGTCTTGCGAATTCGACCTAAGTTTTTGCTGGCGGGATGCCATGTCATTTTGTCCGCCTCACTTTTCCACGCATTGTCGCGACGGGCGGATCCACTTTCGACAATCGCCGCGGCGCTGGCCGTGGGCCCAATTACGCACGACCTTTGTCCGATCGTCGCAGCGGCGACGGCTCGGGATCGATCCTTTCCACTGCGCGAACGTGGTTTCCATGTCGACCGATCTGACACTTTCGGGTATTGACCGAGATCAGATACGGGGATGGTTGGACGAGCTGCGCCAGGCTGGTGACGAATTCCAGGATTTCGTCGCCGCTAGATTAGACGATTTGGACGCGTTGCGAGTCCTGATCGACCAGCGGCAAGGCGAGTTGGATACGCGACGCGACGACCTTGAGCGCCAAGTCACGGCTTTCCAGGCTGCGCAACAAAGACTGGACACCGCGAATGCCACCGCCGAAAAACTGGCCGACGAACTGCGCGACCAGGTTCAGCGACTGGCGACCGACGCCGGACGCGCGCTGGCAGAACAGGCCGACGCGTTGCGGAGCGAACGCGAACGAGTCCGCGAAGAGCTCGATGTCGCGCGCAGTCAGACGCAATCGATCGGCCAATCGGTGCTCAGCGAATTGTCGCAGGCCTGCGCTGCTCTCGTAGCCAACCACGAGCAACTCTCTTTCGAGCGGCAAAAGCTGGCCGACCTCGAAGCGCCGCTCTGCGCCGCTTTGGCCGCACACACCGCCGCGCGTGCCACGGAACAACATCCCGTCGAACCAGCGCACGTATCCGACCAGGTCGCTGCGGCCGAGACCGCCAGCGCCGCCGATCAGCACTCGTTGGCGGGCGAAGCGACGCCCGTTTCGGACATCGCAATCCCGCCGGAAGATAACGCCGATAAAGGCGCTCCGGCAGGTACTGCTAGTAACCGAGGGTGGACCCAGGAACTCGCGTCACTCCGCAAAGGGCTTGCCAGCTCTACGCTGCCCGAATCGAAGAAGCAGGCCGGGCCGGCCGGTGCCCAGCAAGATCGAGCGAACGCCGCCGCGCCGCCCGCCGCGGCCGCCGAGACCGATCCGGTGCTCGATTCTTTGATGGCGCAATTCGAATCCCTACAAAACGATCTCGCCGGCGGTCGCACGACCGCGCGAACGACAAATACCAAGCAGAAAACCAATGGTTAAAGGCAAGATGGAATCGCAAACTATGGCTTCACGTCCCCGACCTTCTCGCTACGACTGGGTACCGCCGTCGGCGCCCACCATGATCGAGCCCCAGCAATCTCGCGCACCAGAAGAAGACGCGTCACCAGGCACCATACGCCTTCCTGGGACATCCGGTGCCGACCTGGTCGAACAGTTGGGCCTGCTCGACGATGTGGTGTTCGAGGCCATTGCCGGCCGGGCCGGTGCGCTCGCCAAGCTGCAGTCTTTGTGGCCCCAGGTGAAGTCGGCCGTGGGACCGGCGCTCGTCGACGAATCGCGCGAGCAATACGTCAGGCACGCTCTGCGCGTGTGGCGCCGCTGCCTGGCCGGAGAAGAGCTTCACGATCCCGCGCACGCCCTGGCGGCGCTGGATGTCGTCTCGTTACTGTTCGACGAGTGACAGCATCTCGCGGAAACGCCGGAACAGATAATTGCTGTCGTGCGGCCCCGAGGACGCTTCCGGGTGGTACTGCACGCTGAAGGCTGGTAGGTCGCGATGCCGTACGCCTTCGATCGTTTGATCGTTGAGGTTGCGATGCGTCACTTCGAGCGATGACGGCAGGCTGGCTTCATCCACGGCGAACCCGTGGTTTTGGGCCGTAATTTCCACGCTGCCCGTCTCCAGGTTCAAGACCGGTTGATTGGCCCCGCGGTGCCCGAACTTCAGCTTGAACGTCTTGCTGCCGCAAGCCAGGCTCAGCAGCTGGTGTCCCAGGCAGATGCCAAAAATGGGGACCCGGCCCAGCAAACCCTGTATCGTGCGGATCGCATAATCCAAAGGCTCGGGATCGCCGGGACCGTTGGAAAGGAACACGCCGTCAGGCCGCTCGTCGAGCACCTGCTCGGCCGAAAACGTGCCTGGCAGCACCGTTACTCGGCAACCCTGATCGTACAAGTGCCGGGCGATGTTCCATTTCATGCCGTAGTCGATGGCTACCACGTGCGGCCGCGCGCTGTCGTCGATCGCTTTCTGATCGCGCCCCTGAATTTCCCACGGGCTGAGTCGCTCGCTCCATGTTTTGGCCTCGGTCGGCATGACTTCGCGCACGAAATCGCGTCCGACCAGCCCGCGGCTGTTTTTTGCCTTGGCCACCAGGCTGGCGTCGTCGAGATCCTCGGTCGACAGCACCCCCTTCATCGCACCACGGCTGCGAATCCGGCGGACCAGGGCCCGCGTATCGATGCCGGCCAGCCCCACCACACCCGCTGCGGCCAGGTAATCGTGCAAGCAGCCATTCGCGCGAAAATTGCTCACGCGATGACTCAATTGGCGTACGACGAAGCCCGACAGGTGCGGACGGCCGCTTTCGACATCCTCGGTATTGACGCCGTAGTTGCCAATCTCGGGATACGTCATCGTGACGATCTGCCCGCGATAGCTCGGGTCGGTGATGATTTCCTGATATCCGGTCATCGACGTGTTGAAGCAGACTTCTCCGTCGACCTCACCGGTCGCGCCGAACGAAGTGCCGCAAAAAATCGTGCCGTCTTCCAGGGCCAGCTTGGCGATGGGTGTGTTGCTCATCGGCAAATCAAGGTTCATCGGGGAGTGAGGATTTTCGGTTTATAACGATCGCAATCCGCTCAGCCGGCTTGCCCAGCCGTGCCATCTGCCGCGGTACACCCTGCGTACCGCCGAACTTCCGGTAACCAGCGTGCCGCGGTCCGTACCGCTAAAGTCCGTCGGTCTGCTGGCCCGATACGTTCCTAATGGCTGTGGGTCTCCGGACATGACCGGCGCCAGTCGGTCCTGAACGGACAGCCTTGATGAGGGTCCTTGCCCCGGCGAGCAAGGGCCCTCTGTTTTTTTGCGCGCAGCGGCACGCGCGTTGGGGCCATCGGTCAAGGAAAGATTATAGGCCGGGCAGGCGGGATCGAAAAGTCGCCGCACGATTGGGGCGCGCCAAGGCTCTTTTGCCAGGTGTCTCGTTTACAGGGGCCCGGCGTCTCTGCGTCAGCCCGACACCGGCGGGGCCGTCCGCTCGCGTGATTCGGTACGTGCCTCGGCGCCCAGGCAGCGGGCGATCTGGCGAACGGCTTGACGCAGCCGGCTTTCATTTTCGACTAGTGCCATCCGCAGGTAACCTTCGCCCGCCGGGCCGAAACCCGAGCCGGGGCTGGCGGCCACATCCCCTTCTTCCAGCAGTTTCATGGCAAAGGTGAGCGTGTCCATGCGCTGGCGCCACTGATCAGGGATCTTGGCCCACACGAACATGCCGGCGCGTGGCGGGGTGATGTCCCAGCCAATGCGGCGCAGCCCCTCAACCAGCACGTCGCGGCGATGCTGATAAATGTTGGCCTGCGACTCGACCGCGGCTTCGGTATGCCGCAGGGCGACGATGGCCGCCACTTGAATCGCCTGAAACATGCCGTAGTCGTAATAGGCCTTGATCGTGCCCAGCGCGCGAACCATCTCGGGATTGCCGGCGCAAAATCCGACGCGCCAGCCCGCCATGTTGTAGCCCTTGCTCATCGTGGTGAATTCGACCCCCACATCCACGGCCCCCGGCGCCGCCAGAAAGCTCGGCGGTTGATAGCCATCGAAGGCCACATCCACGTAGGCCGCGTCGCTAATCACCATGAAGCCGTAACGCCGCGCCAGCTTGACGACCTCGACAAAGAATTCCGGCTCGACCGTCACGCTGGATGGATTGTGCGGATAGTTGACAATCAATAGCTTCGGCGACGGGTGCAAATGCTGGCACGTATAGGCCACGTTCGACAAAAACTTCTCGCAATCTGCCACCTCTAGCGTGATGACATTGCCCGAGGCCAATGTCACCGCGTGGGCGTGCGCCGGGAATGTCGGCGACGGCACGATGGCCGTGTCGCCCGGGCCCATCAGCGCCAGGCACATGTGGCTGAAGCCTTCTTTCGAGCCCAGGCAGACGATGATCTCGCTTTCGGGGTCGAGGCGGACGCCATACTTCTTCAGGTATTTGCTGGCCACTTCGCGGCGCAAATTAAGGATGCCCGTCGACTGGCTGTAGCCATGGCTCGTGGGATCGCGCGCAGCCTCGACCAGCTTTTCGATCACCAGGTCTTGGGGCGGGTCCGAGGGATTGCCCATGCCCAGGTCGATCACGTCGTCGCCGGCGCGGCGCTTCTTGTACAGCAGCGCATTGATCCGCCCGAACAAATAGGGCGGCAGCCGACTCATACGGCCGGCGAGTTGCACTTTGAACGGCGGCAAGCCGTCGTCGGCCAGGTGCGAAGAAAAGTCATTACTCATCGTGGCGACCCCGAACGGGGGAGACTTGGTGCGGACGTACTGGTCCCTAGAAGATACCTTCGGCGAGGCACGTCGAAAACTGCCAGGGGGGGCCGTGGCGCCAGATTGCTCGGCATATCGGCACCAACCCCACCACCGTGCCAGATCGCTTTCGCCCCCAAGAGCGGTGCATCCGGCCGACAAAAACGACGAACGGCAAGCACGTGGCTCAGAAAAACTCGCGGGCCGGCAGCACCGCGAGAGCGCGGGGACGCTCACCGCGCATTCCGGCCGCCACCCGCAGACTGCGCCGCGGAGAATGTGGCCGCCTTCTGGCGCGAATCCGCACGCGCTATCGTAGCAACGGCGTGGTCGGCGTCGCCTTCGCGGGGGACATGCCGGTCGGCAGCTTGCTGGGGGCAGGGCCCGTGTAGCCCGAGCGCGGTACCGTCGGATCGATCGGCGCTTCGGCGTTCACACGCTGAAACATGTTCCGCTCGTCCTGCTTGGGCGACTGCGTCGTGTTGGCCAGGAAGTTATCAATCGTGGCCGCGTCCTGCAACTTGGCGAATTCATCGGCGATCGCCACGCGCATCTTCTTGTCGCGCACGTCTTCGCTGATGATGTGCTTCACTTCTTCGAACTTGACGTTCTCGGGCTTAGTCCGGCCTTCGCAGAAAATGATCACGAACTTATCACCCAATTGCACGATGCCCGAAAGTTCGCCGGCTCGCATCGAAAAGGCCTCTTGCTCGAGCAGCGGACGCCCGCCGAAGCGTTGGATGGGGGGCACTTCGCCTTCGAGCGCGCTGGAGCCGACTTCGATCGAGTATTGCGCCGCCAGCTTACCGTACAGCTTGGCCGCCTCGTCGATCACGGCCTGCACTTCGCGCGGCGGATCGACCCACACGCTGCCTGCGGTGCGTTCGGCGGGGCGCTTGGCCAGTTGCTCGATCGGGGCGAATTTGCGAGCTTTTTCCCAAACTTCTTGCGCGCGGCGCTGATTGTTCAGCACGATCGCTCGCACACGCACTCGCGGCCCGTAGTTGGCGTCGAACCCGCGGTGCAGATCCTCGTCGCTGACTTGCACTTTATCGCCGGCCAGCTTCTTGAGTGCCACCTCGGGCCAGATGACCTCGTGCATATACACATCCCAGGTCATGTCCTGCTCTTCCATCACATATTTCCGCCATGCTTCCACGTCGGGCGAGCCATCTTTGCGGGGCTTCACGCCGATCATCGCAGCCCGCATGACTTCGGCGTCCAATTCCTGCGGCGTGATTTGCATCTTGCGCCGCTGGCAGGCTTGCTCGACCAACCGATGGTTGATCAACCCCTTGAGGCTGTCCTTGCCGTGCCGCTCGATGCACTCTTCCGCCAATTCGTCCATTGTGATCGGGTGGCCGTTAACCGTGGCGGCCACGCCGGGAAAGGCGGCGCGCTTTTGCGGATCGTTGAAGATATTCTCCACCACCGTGTCGCGCTGCAACTCCTCGAAGACGTCTTTGGCCGCCAGCCGTAGCTTCTTATCGCGGATGGCCTCGACCAGCAGCTTTTGCACCTGATCCATCGGCACCGGGCGGGCGGCGACCAGGGCATCGCATTTCAGAAAAACGTACTGCCCTTGCACCTGGATGATTTCCGAAATTTCCCCCTCGCGCATCGTGAACGCGACCTTTTCGATCGTCGGATCGCCCAGGTGCTTGCGCACGGGTTGAATCATTCCCTTGGCGCTGGCGCTATTGGCATCAATAGAATGTTCTTTGGCGACATTGCCGAAGTCTTCCGGATTCTTCAACACTTGTTCGCGCAGCAATTGAGCCTTCGGCAGATCGCTGGTCACGATGACACGCGCTTGCACGGCCGGACCGAATTGCGTCTCGTAGGCTTCCTGCAGATCCTGCTGCGAGACTTGCAGCCGCGACTCGGCCAGCTTT from Pirellulales bacterium includes the following:
- a CDS encoding YncE family protein; translation: MNVLPRCTVVALVLFLLYATTLTARADILLSGNEGKYDLSSGAGRTVDNAEPDSLTILDFAVFPPRVRHVMGVANSVVGPPTNVALSPDERWALVANSVSRYTDDPQHPVPDDIVQIIDLSLAAPKIVGTVRVGKQPSGVAINRAGDLALVANRGDGTISLLAIDGTSVTVRQTLTVGEPTSEPADIAINPAGTMALVSLNKGAAVRVLRIKEGHAALEDRKLPSYGQPYHVQITPDGALGLVAGGGNQKGPDADLLTVIDLTVDPVRTIDHLTVGTGPESFDISPDGRLVAVVLMESSNIPSTDPQRTEHGRLQLWKRIGKTFSQSVDMPIGRIPEGVCFTADGRYLVVQEHAARQLAIFGVDKDDLRDTGVRVSTPGFPSSLRRADPSR
- a CDS encoding aminotransferase class I/II-fold pyridoxal phosphate-dependent enzyme; this translates as MSNDFSSHLADDGLPPFKVQLAGRMSRLPPYLFGRINALLYKKRRAGDDVIDLGMGNPSDPPQDLVIEKLVEAARDPTSHGYSQSTGILNLRREVASKYLKKYGVRLDPESEIIVCLGSKEGFSHMCLALMGPGDTAIVPSPTFPAHAHAVTLASGNVITLEVADCEKFLSNVAYTCQHLHPSPKLLIVNYPHNPSSVTVEPEFFVEVVKLARRYGFMVISDAAYVDVAFDGYQPPSFLAAPGAVDVGVEFTTMSKGYNMAGWRVGFCAGNPEMVRALGTIKAYYDYGMFQAIQVAAIVALRHTEAAVESQANIYQHRRDVLVEGLRRIGWDITPPRAGMFVWAKIPDQWRQRMDTLTFAMKLLEEGDVAASPGSGFGPAGEGYLRMALVENESRLRQAVRQIARCLGAEARTESRERTAPPVSG
- a CDS encoding peptidylprolyl isomerase, with product MSGKDALAPAVRIGGKWKNRLAVGAGSLVIVGAAILVRSVWGPEHAGAQAPPVARGKAAKGKPPAKGQAAPAATPVDQKMKVMAVVNNQRITRDDLARECLLHHGKEVLESLTNKHLIAEHCKQRNVVITNKEIDTEIDRMADRFGLPTDQWLKMLKDERSITAAQYAKDIIWPTLALRKLAESRLQVSQQDLQEAYETQFGPAVQARVIVTSDLPKAQLLREQVLKNPEDFGNVAKEHSIDANSASAKGMIQPVRKHLGDPTIEKVAFTMREGEISEIIQVQGQYVFLKCDALVAARPVPMDQVQKLLVEAIRDKKLRLAAKDVFEELQRDTVVENIFNDPQKRAAFPGVAATVNGHPITMDELAEECIERHGKDSLKGLINHRLVEQACQRRKMQITPQELDAEVMRAAMIGVKPRKDGSPDVEAWRKYVMEEQDMTWDVYMHEVIWPEVALKKLAGDKVQVSDEDLHRGFDANYGPRVRVRAIVLNNQRRAQEVWEKARKFAPIEQLAKRPAERTAGSVWVDPPREVQAVIDEAAKLYGKLAAQYSIEVGSSALEGEVPPIQRFGGRPLLEQEAFSMRAGELSGIVQLGDKFVIIFCEGRTKPENVKFEEVKHIISEDVRDKKMRVAIADEFAKLQDAATIDNFLANTTQSPKQDERNMFQRVNAEAPIDPTVPRSGYTGPAPSKLPTGMSPAKATPTTPLLR
- a CDS encoding DUF1501 domain-containing protein yields the protein MHPTDSSPIRALLDRRAFLGNAGSALSGIALTALLDQDRLLASDTMAAYQPAIDPAAPHAPRPAPERARAKNVLVIFCSGALSHMDTFDWKPELVKRDGEPMPNAEAAVTFQGENGAIARPHYEFRPRGGVGKMTSDLLPRLGALVDDFCFIHSLTTKTNTHGPGENCMSTGFTLDGFPSMGSWATYALGSENQDLPAYVAIPDPRGVPQAAVNNWGPGFLPAVFQGTAFNAQRPIANLQPAAGVGEAESRATRRLLAELNAEHRSRFPADNELAARIASYELAARMQLSIPEATDLSSEPAYVLAEYGADDTQNKVKAGFARNCLLARRLLERGVRFVQLFNGAYAMGEGVGNWDGHRKLREQYDIHGPILDQPAAALLQDLKRRGLLKDTLVVFCTEFGRMPMYQKGATGRDHNPLGFTCMLMGAGVRAPFSYGATDELGYKAVENVVSIHDFHATILHILGLDHTRLRYYNNGIERRLTDVHGHVISEVLA
- the carA gene encoding glutamine-hydrolyzing carbamoyl-phosphate synthase small subunit, translated to MSNTPIAKLALEDGTIFCGTSFGATGEVDGEVCFNTSMTGYQEIITDPSYRGQIVTMTYPEIGNYGVNTEDVESGRPHLSGFVVRQLSHRVSNFRANGCLHDYLAAAGVVGLAGIDTRALVRRIRSRGAMKGVLSTEDLDDASLVAKAKNSRGLVGRDFVREVMPTEAKTWSERLSPWEIQGRDQKAIDDSARPHVVAIDYGMKWNIARHLYDQGCRVTVLPGTFSAEQVLDERPDGVFLSNGPGDPEPLDYAIRTIQGLLGRVPIFGICLGHQLLSLACGSKTFKLKFGHRGANQPVLNLETGSVEITAQNHGFAVDEASLPSSLEVTHRNLNDQTIEGVRHRDLPAFSVQYHPEASSGPHDSNYLFRRFREMLSLVEQ